From Achromobacter spanius, a single genomic window includes:
- a CDS encoding amino acid ABC transporter substrate-binding protein has product MKLFRTLFIAGLVQVAALSAAHAQSELDQIKSAGVFKIGTEGTYAPFTFHDASGKLTGFDVDIGRAIAERLGVKAQFVEGKWDGLIAGLDAKRYDAVINQVGITDARRAKYDFSDPYISSAAVLIVRDDNTSIKSFADLKGKKSANTLTSNFGKLAQNHGAEVVAVQGFNEAIDLLTSGRVEATVNDNLSFLDFKKQKPNARVKIAATDKTAEFSNSGVLIRKNNPELQAAINKALADIKADGTYKTISVKYFGTDLSAQ; this is encoded by the coding sequence ATGAAACTCTTCCGTACGCTTTTCATCGCCGGCCTCGTGCAGGTCGCCGCCCTGTCCGCCGCCCATGCCCAGTCCGAACTGGACCAGATCAAATCCGCGGGCGTCTTCAAGATCGGCACCGAAGGCACCTACGCGCCTTTCACCTTCCACGACGCATCGGGCAAGCTTACCGGCTTTGACGTGGACATTGGCCGCGCCATCGCCGAGCGCCTGGGCGTGAAGGCGCAATTCGTCGAAGGCAAGTGGGACGGCCTGATCGCCGGTCTGGACGCCAAGCGCTACGACGCCGTCATCAATCAGGTGGGCATCACGGATGCGCGCCGCGCCAAGTACGACTTCTCCGATCCCTACATTTCGTCCGCCGCCGTGCTGATCGTGCGCGACGACAACACCAGCATCAAGTCCTTTGCGGACCTGAAGGGCAAAAAGTCCGCCAACACGCTGACCAGCAACTTCGGCAAGCTGGCGCAGAACCATGGCGCGGAAGTCGTCGCCGTGCAGGGCTTCAATGAAGCCATCGACCTGCTGACCTCCGGCCGCGTTGAAGCCACCGTCAACGACAACCTGTCGTTCCTGGACTTCAAGAAGCAGAAGCCCAACGCCCGCGTGAAGATCGCGGCCACCGACAAGACGGCGGAATTCAGCAATTCGGGTGTCCTGATCCGCAAGAACAATCCCGAGCTGCAGGCCGCCATCAACAAGGCGCTGGCCGACATCAAGGCGGATGGCACGTACAAGACCATCTCGGTCAAGTACTTCGGCACGGACCTGTCCGCGCAATAA
- a CDS encoding ABC transporter permease subunit (The N-terminal region of this protein, as described by TIGR01726, is a three transmembrane segment that identifies a subfamily of ABC transporter permease subunits, which specificities that include histidine, arginine, glutamine, glutamate, L-cystine (sic), the opines (in Agrobacterium) octopine and nopaline, etc.), producing MPAWVQLMADSFWPLLHAGLVFTVPLTLMSFALGLALAFVVALIRLFGPAPLVAVVRFYVWLIRGTPLLVQLFVIFYGLPSVGIVLDPLPAALIGFTLNVGAYNSEVIRGAIESITKGQWEAAYSLSMTRGQALRRTILPQAARVAVPPLSNSFIALVKDTSLAAVLTVPEIFQAAQRIAAVTYEPLILYTEAALIYLAFSSVLSAAQVRLERRFGQHAMFSEKTR from the coding sequence GTGCCGGCCTGGGTGCAGCTGATGGCGGATTCGTTCTGGCCGCTGCTGCACGCGGGGCTGGTCTTCACGGTTCCGCTGACGCTGATGTCGTTTGCGCTGGGCCTGGCGCTGGCATTCGTGGTGGCGCTCATCCGGCTGTTCGGCCCCGCGCCGCTGGTGGCGGTGGTGCGCTTCTATGTCTGGCTCATCCGCGGCACGCCGCTGCTGGTGCAGCTTTTCGTGATCTTCTACGGCCTGCCCAGCGTGGGCATCGTGCTGGATCCGTTGCCCGCCGCGCTGATCGGCTTCACGCTGAACGTCGGCGCCTACAACTCCGAAGTGATCCGCGGCGCGATCGAGTCGATCACCAAGGGTCAGTGGGAAGCGGCCTATTCGCTCAGCATGACGCGCGGCCAGGCTTTGCGCCGCACGATCCTGCCGCAGGCGGCCCGCGTGGCCGTGCCGCCGCTATCCAATTCGTTCATCGCGCTGGTCAAGGACACGTCGCTCGCGGCGGTGCTGACGGTGCCTGAAATCTTCCAGGCTGCGCAGCGCATCGCGGCCGTCACGTATGAGCCGCTGATTCTCTATACGGAGGCCGCGCTGATCTATCTGGCGTTCAGCTCCGTGCTGTCCGCGGCGCAAGTGCGGCTGGAACGGCGCTTCGGCCAGCATGCGATGTTTAGCGAGAAGACCCGATGA
- a CDS encoding amino acid ABC transporter ATP-binding protein produces MIRLEKIEKSFGGNPVLKQVDVQIDEGSVTALIGPSGSGKSTLLRCVNLLEVPDRGRLEIGPETVDFQPGHKLAREQVQAVRKQTGMVFQNFQLFPHQTVIGNVMEGLVTVQKWPADRARARAEELLRKVGMLEKAEAWPANLSGGQQQRVAIARALAPAPRVLLCDEPTSALDPGLAAEVVDVLRQLAAEGMTMLMATHDLRLAASVSREVVFLLDGVVVEAGDSRSVFTNPSDSRTATFVSTLTQEAP; encoded by the coding sequence ATGATCCGCCTTGAAAAAATCGAAAAGTCCTTCGGCGGCAATCCCGTGCTCAAGCAGGTGGATGTCCAGATCGACGAAGGCAGCGTCACCGCCTTGATCGGTCCGTCGGGCAGCGGCAAGAGCACCCTGCTGCGCTGCGTGAACCTGCTGGAAGTGCCGGATCGCGGGCGACTGGAGATCGGGCCGGAAACGGTCGACTTCCAACCGGGTCACAAACTTGCCCGCGAACAGGTCCAGGCCGTGCGCAAGCAGACCGGCATGGTGTTCCAGAACTTCCAGCTCTTTCCGCATCAGACCGTGATCGGCAATGTGATGGAAGGGTTGGTGACCGTGCAGAAATGGCCCGCCGACCGTGCGCGCGCGCGGGCGGAGGAGCTGCTGCGCAAGGTGGGAATGCTGGAGAAGGCGGAAGCCTGGCCCGCGAATCTGTCCGGCGGCCAGCAGCAGCGCGTGGCGATCGCCCGCGCGCTGGCGCCCGCGCCGCGGGTTCTGCTGTGCGACGAGCCGACCTCGGCGCTGGATCCGGGATTGGCGGCGGAGGTTGTGGATGTGCTGCGCCAGCTGGCCGCGGAAGGCATGACGATGCTGATGGCCACGCACGATCTGCGGCTGGCGGCCAGCGTGTCGCGGGAAGTGGTGTTTCTGCTGGATGGCGTGGTGGTGGAAGCCGGCGATTCGCGGTCGGTGTTCACGAATCCGAGTGATTCACGCACGGCGACGTTTGTGTCGACACTGACGCAGGAAGCGCCGTAG
- a CDS encoding peptidoglycan DD-metalloendopeptidase family protein, whose translation MMAALLVLLTACGTTKVQPGYYRVESGDTLYQIARKEGTTVSNLVRWNKLSNSNSIEVGQVLRVEPPAGQARTSPPSKASTKAKPKPAPRATASSGKRRTAPPGAISLIWPAQGKVTRGYDGSHSNGIVITNSAGTPVVSAAPGTVAYSGSGLRGYGHLVIVKHNASFLSIYAHNSKLLVKEGQRVSQGQKIAEMGNSDSKQVGLYFELRYDGQAVDPAGSLPPK comes from the coding sequence ATGATGGCGGCGCTGCTGGTGTTGCTGACCGCCTGCGGAACGACCAAGGTCCAGCCGGGCTATTACCGGGTCGAATCGGGCGACACGCTCTATCAGATTGCGCGCAAGGAAGGCACGACCGTCAGCAATCTGGTCCGGTGGAACAAGCTGTCGAACTCCAATTCGATCGAAGTCGGCCAGGTCCTGCGGGTTGAGCCGCCCGCCGGCCAGGCGCGCACCTCGCCGCCCAGCAAGGCCAGCACCAAAGCCAAACCCAAGCCCGCCCCGCGCGCCACCGCCTCATCCGGCAAGCGGCGCACCGCGCCACCGGGCGCGATCTCGCTGATCTGGCCCGCGCAAGGCAAGGTCACGCGCGGCTACGACGGTTCGCATTCAAACGGCATCGTCATCACCAATTCCGCCGGCACGCCCGTCGTGTCGGCCGCGCCCGGCACGGTGGCCTACTCCGGCAGCGGCCTGCGCGGCTATGGGCACCTGGTCATCGTCAAGCACAACGCCAGCTTCCTCAGCATCTACGCGCACAACAGCAAGCTCTTGGTCAAGGAAGGCCAACGCGTGTCGCAAGGCCAGAAGATCGCCGAAATGGGCAACAGCGACAGCAAGCAGGTCGGCCTGTATTTCGAACTGCGCTACGACGGCCAGGCGGTCGACCCGGCGGGCTCGCTGCCGCCGAAATAA
- a CDS encoding DUF2946 family protein — protein sequence MPYATRLLCTLRALRAEGVLWLAILALALRALVPAGYMPDTRALHDGRLEVTFCSAAGNVSSFSVALPSDDGGKGPHDSANTGAQCPFGLLVHVTPATAPAMTPLLLTAAGHPSFPPPHRALPAQPAHGPPLGSRAPPPLV from the coding sequence ATGCCTTACGCGACCCGCCTCCTCTGCACGCTGCGCGCCCTGCGCGCCGAGGGCGTGCTTTGGCTGGCAATTCTGGCATTGGCGCTGCGCGCGCTCGTCCCCGCCGGCTACATGCCGGACACCCGCGCGCTGCACGATGGCCGGCTCGAGGTCACCTTCTGCTCGGCGGCGGGCAACGTGTCGTCGTTCAGCGTGGCGCTGCCGTCCGATGACGGCGGCAAGGGTCCGCACGACAGCGCCAACACCGGCGCGCAATGTCCCTTTGGCCTCCTTGTCCACGTCACGCCCGCCACCGCGCCGGCCATGACGCCGCTGCTGCTGACGGCCGCCGGACATCCCTCCTTCCCTCCCCCACACCGCGCCCTGCCCGCGCAGCCCGCCCACGGCCCGCCGCTGGGTTCGCGCGCCCCGCCACCGCTGGTCTGA
- a CDS encoding SCO family protein, whose translation MNSLFSRTPARVSRAAPTPGAPDPRRRLLLSTLALLPLAGCGPDVPPLHGMDLSGMTTGDFQLQDTDGKTRSLADYRGHPVMLFFGFTQCPDICPTALTRAVEIKTLLGKDADKLRVLFITVDPERDTPEILRAYTQAFDPGFVGLRGTAEQTRAAAQAFKVFYQKVPTGSSYTMDHTALTYLIDAEGKLRVALRHQQSAQECAQDLRTVL comes from the coding sequence ATGAATTCCCTTTTCTCGCGCACGCCCGCCCGCGTGTCGCGCGCCGCCCCGACGCCGGGCGCTCCCGACCCGCGCCGGCGCCTGCTGCTGTCGACGCTGGCCCTGCTGCCGCTGGCCGGCTGCGGCCCCGACGTCCCGCCGCTGCACGGCATGGACCTGTCCGGTATGACCACCGGCGATTTCCAGCTGCAGGACACCGACGGCAAGACCCGCAGCCTGGCCGACTACCGCGGGCATCCGGTCATGCTGTTCTTCGGCTTCACGCAATGCCCGGACATCTGCCCGACGGCGCTGACCCGCGCCGTCGAGATCAAGACGCTGCTGGGCAAGGACGCCGACAAGCTGCGCGTCCTGTTCATCACCGTCGACCCCGAGCGCGACACGCCCGAAATCCTGCGCGCCTATACCCAGGCCTTCGACCCCGGTTTCGTCGGCCTGCGGGGCACGGCGGAACAGACCCGCGCCGCCGCCCAGGCGTTCAAGGTGTTCTACCAGAAGGTCCCGACCGGCTCGTCCTACACCATGGACCACACCGCGCTGACCTACCTCATCGACGCCGAAGGCAAGCTGCGCGTGGCGCTGCGCCATCAGCAGAGCGCGCAGGAATGCGCGCAAGACCTGCGCACCGTGCTCTGA
- a CDS encoding copper chaperone PCu(A)C, which produces MKKLSIKPLAAVFALALAGFSHSALAQDAGLTVQDAWVRATVPNQHATGVFMQLTSKEAGRLVGVESQAAKHVEVHEMAMQDNVMKMRQVAGVDLPAGQAVELKPGGYHVMLIDLAKQIVPGDHVALTLIVEDAARKQRRVPIDAVARPLNATAAPAAGHGH; this is translated from the coding sequence ATGAAAAAGCTTTCGATCAAACCCCTGGCCGCCGTCTTTGCCCTGGCGCTGGCCGGCTTCAGCCATTCCGCGCTGGCGCAGGACGCCGGCCTGACCGTGCAGGACGCCTGGGTGCGCGCCACCGTGCCCAACCAGCACGCGACCGGCGTGTTCATGCAACTCACGTCCAAGGAAGCCGGCCGGCTGGTCGGCGTGGAATCGCAGGCGGCCAAGCACGTGGAAGTGCACGAGATGGCGATGCAGGACAACGTCATGAAGATGCGCCAGGTCGCCGGCGTCGACCTGCCCGCCGGCCAGGCGGTGGAACTCAAGCCCGGCGGCTACCACGTCATGCTCATCGACCTGGCCAAGCAGATCGTGCCGGGCGATCACGTCGCCCTGACGCTGATCGTCGAAGACGCGGCTCGCAAGCAACGGCGCGTGCCGATCGACGCGGTGGCCCGGCCGCTGAATGCGACCGCCGCGCCGGCGGCCGGTCACGGTCACTGA
- a CDS encoding ATP-binding protein — MPGSSAFSFLRTLCSLRWLAIAGQAATVLVASSVLGLDLPLEPLWLGVGLLIGFNVYASLRLRHPRDLSHATAFGHLFIDMAVLAWMVGWSGGISNPFGTMFLILTALAALALPRNWALAAALAGVLGYAAAAIFGQPLRGDVDPHTLLLWGLGANFLISVVVVLVFSTRLAADMRARERELARLRERFTRNEGIVALATHAAAMAHELNTPLATMTLLTDEIAAEVQDDEDLREDVNTLSQLLALCRERIRNLAVPTAVDLVRVVGQWRLIRPTIDLQRSGALPTSLRVDPAIAHLLQALLNNAADAGESADAPRVDLHLEYGYGALRGEVRDYGRGFDPDHAVLPATSLFNSGKPGGLGVGLALSHATVEQMGGEMTMTAAEGGGTRIRFYLPLGNPGT; from the coding sequence ATGCCCGGTAGTTCCGCCTTTTCCTTCCTGCGTACCCTCTGCAGCCTGCGCTGGCTCGCCATCGCGGGCCAGGCCGCCACCGTCCTCGTCGCCAGCAGCGTGCTGGGTCTGGATCTGCCGCTGGAACCGCTGTGGCTGGGCGTGGGCCTGCTGATTGGCTTTAACGTCTACGCCAGCCTGCGCCTGCGCCATCCGCGCGACCTCTCCCACGCCACCGCCTTCGGCCACCTGTTCATCGACATGGCGGTGCTGGCCTGGATGGTGGGCTGGAGCGGCGGCATCAGCAACCCGTTCGGGACGATGTTCCTGATCCTCACCGCGCTGGCCGCGCTGGCGTTGCCCCGCAACTGGGCGCTGGCCGCGGCGCTGGCCGGCGTGCTGGGTTACGCCGCCGCCGCCATCTTCGGCCAGCCCCTGCGCGGCGACGTAGACCCCCACACCCTGCTGCTGTGGGGCCTGGGCGCCAATTTCCTGATTTCGGTCGTGGTGGTGCTGGTGTTCTCGACCCGCCTGGCCGCCGACATGCGCGCCCGCGAGCGCGAGCTGGCCCGCCTGCGCGAACGCTTCACCCGCAACGAGGGCATCGTCGCCCTGGCCACCCACGCCGCCGCGATGGCGCACGAGCTGAACACGCCGCTCGCCACCATGACGCTCCTGACCGACGAGATTGCCGCCGAGGTTCAGGACGACGAAGACCTGCGCGAAGACGTCAACACCCTCAGCCAGCTTCTGGCCCTGTGCCGGGAACGCATCCGCAATCTGGCGGTCCCAACCGCCGTGGATCTGGTTCGCGTCGTGGGGCAATGGCGCCTGATCCGCCCGACCATCGACCTGCAACGCTCGGGCGCCCTGCCCACCAGCCTGCGCGTCGATCCGGCCATCGCGCATCTGCTGCAGGCGTTGCTGAACAACGCTGCGGACGCGGGGGAATCCGCCGACGCGCCCCGCGTGGACCTGCATCTGGAATACGGTTATGGCGCCCTGCGCGGCGAAGTCCGGGACTACGGGCGGGGTTTCGACCCCGATCACGCCGTGCTGCCCGCAACCAGCCTGTTCAACAGCGGCAAGCCGGGAGGACTGGGCGTGGGCCTGGCCCTGTCGCACGCCACCGTCGAACAGATGGGCGGCGAAATGACCATGACCGCGGCCGAAGGCGGCGGCACCCGCATCCGCTTTTATTTGCCTCTCGGCAACCCCGGGACCTGA
- a CDS encoding response regulator transcription factor: MNANDLGLLIDDDELYVRTLQRSLSRRGLETRTATGIAEALRVAEEIRPAFALVDLRLGEDSGLTLIRPLRALREDMRILLVTGYASVATAVEAIKRGADDYLPKPATAPMILRTLGLVKPETVTIETTMTPLHRLEWEHIHQALHETGGNVSAAARLLGMHRRSLQRKLAKKPGPEREVLPE; this comes from the coding sequence ATGAATGCAAACGATCTTGGCCTGCTGATCGACGACGACGAACTCTACGTGCGCACCCTGCAGCGCAGCCTGTCGCGCCGCGGCCTGGAAACCCGAACCGCCACCGGCATCGCCGAGGCGCTGCGCGTGGCCGAGGAAATCCGTCCGGCCTTTGCCCTGGTCGACCTGCGCCTGGGCGAAGACTCCGGCCTGACCCTGATCCGCCCGCTGCGCGCCCTGCGCGAGGACATGCGCATCCTGCTCGTCACCGGCTACGCCAGCGTGGCCACCGCCGTCGAAGCCATCAAGCGCGGCGCCGACGACTACCTGCCCAAGCCGGCCACGGCGCCCATGATCCTGCGCACGCTGGGTCTGGTGAAGCCAGAAACAGTTACGATCGAAACGACCATGACGCCGTTGCACCGCCTAGAATGGGAGCACATTCACCAGGCCCTGCACGAGACCGGCGGCAACGTTTCGGCCGCGGCGCGGCTCCTGGGCATGCACCGGCGCTCGCTTCAACGCAAGCTGGCCAAAAAACCGGGGCCGGAACGCGAGGTTCTCCCGGAATGA
- the cyoA gene encoding ubiquinol oxidase subunit II, whose product MKHPLLATLTRIFGVGAVMLLGGCNMEILSPKGDIGIQEKTLLLTATGLMLLVVIPVLIMIVAFAWKYRASNTKADYQPKWAHSTAIEVVVWTVPCIIVAILAVITWRSTHALDPYKPLVSDHKPVTIEVVSLDWKWLFIYPEYDIATVNEIAFPVDVPVNFRITSASVMNSFFIPQLGSQIYSMAGMETKLHLNAREIGTYAGISANYSGGGFSGMRFKAHAMSQEGFDNWIKEAKAAPTALTPEVYAELTKRSERNPVVKYSSAPPAMFDFILGSTMTKMAGVDSATCTSTSNNLIAGIN is encoded by the coding sequence GTGAAACACCCCCTCCTTGCGACCCTTACGCGCATATTTGGCGTCGGCGCGGTCATGCTGCTTGGCGGCTGCAACATGGAAATCCTCTCCCCCAAGGGAGATATTGGCATCCAGGAAAAGACGTTGCTGCTGACGGCGACGGGGCTCATGCTCCTCGTCGTAATTCCAGTCCTCATCATGATCGTGGCGTTTGCCTGGAAATACCGCGCTTCCAACACCAAAGCTGACTACCAGCCCAAGTGGGCTCACTCCACGGCAATCGAAGTCGTGGTCTGGACCGTCCCTTGTATCATCGTGGCGATTCTTGCCGTGATCACCTGGCGCTCCACGCACGCGCTGGATCCCTACAAGCCGCTCGTGTCCGATCACAAGCCGGTGACCATCGAGGTGGTTTCGCTGGATTGGAAGTGGCTCTTCATCTACCCCGAGTACGACATCGCCACGGTCAACGAGATCGCGTTCCCCGTGGACGTTCCGGTCAACTTCCGGATCACGTCGGCATCGGTCATGAACTCGTTCTTCATTCCCCAGCTCGGCAGCCAGATCTACTCGATGGCCGGCATGGAGACCAAGCTGCACCTGAATGCGCGCGAAATCGGCACCTACGCCGGCATTTCGGCCAACTACAGCGGCGGCGGCTTCTCGGGCATGCGCTTCAAGGCACACGCCATGTCGCAGGAAGGGTTCGACAACTGGATCAAGGAAGCGAAGGCTGCTCCCACCGCCCTGACCCCCGAGGTCTACGCGGAACTGACCAAGCGCAGCGAGCGCAATCCGGTCGTGAAGTATTCGTCGGCGCCGCCCGCCATGTTTGATTTCATTCTGGGCAGCACGATGACCAAGATGGCCGGCGTGGACTCCGCCACGTGCACCTCCACGTCGAATAATCTGATCGCAGGAATCAACTAA
- the cyoB gene encoding cytochrome o ubiquinol oxidase subunit I yields the protein MLGKLTLEAIPYHDPIVMVTLAAVCLGGLAVFGAITYFKKWQYLWTEWLTSVDHKRIGVMYIIVALIMLLRGFADAIMMRTQLAVASADSAGFLPPHHYDQIFTAHGVIMIFFMAMPFITGLMNIVVPLQIGARDVAYPFLNSLSFWLFAAGVVLMMLSLFVGEFAATGWLAYPPLSGLDYSPSVGVDYYLWALQISGLGTTLSGINFIVTILRMRAPGMTLMKMPIFTWTSLVTNVLIVAAFPVLAATLALLTMDRYLGTHFFTNDGGGNVMMYVNLIWIWGHPEVYILVLPAFGVYSEIVATFARKTLFGYKSMVYATAAIGVLSFLVWLHHFFTMGAGANVNAFFGIATMIISIPTGAKIFNWLFTIYRGRLRITTPVLWTLGFMIVFVIGGMTGVMLAIPGVSFILHNSLFLIAHFHNTIIGGVVFGCIAGMVYWFPKAFGFTLNERLGRYSFYCWFVGFFMAFMPLYILGFKGMTRRLNHYDNPEWQPYLLVALAGAALIMLGIFFLLQQVFVSVRQRKQNQDVTGDPWDGRTLEWSISSPAPFYNFAHVPHVDELDQFWEDKQSGKAYKRPAKYEDIHMPKNTAAGVWIGAFGLVMCFALIWHIWWLSIAGLVGMIGSFIVRAYDRDVDYWVPAAEVERIENAHFDKMQKAA from the coding sequence ATGCTCGGGAAACTCACCCTCGAGGCCATTCCGTACCATGACCCCATCGTCATGGTTACGCTGGCCGCCGTGTGCCTGGGAGGCCTAGCGGTCTTCGGCGCCATCACCTACTTCAAGAAGTGGCAGTACCTGTGGACGGAGTGGCTTACCTCCGTCGACCACAAGCGCATCGGCGTGATGTACATCATCGTCGCGCTGATCATGCTGCTGCGCGGCTTTGCCGACGCCATCATGATGCGCACGCAGCTTGCCGTCGCGTCCGCGGACTCGGCGGGCTTCCTGCCTCCGCACCACTACGACCAGATCTTCACCGCCCACGGCGTCATCATGATTTTCTTCATGGCGATGCCCTTCATCACCGGGCTGATGAACATCGTCGTGCCGCTGCAGATCGGCGCCCGCGACGTCGCGTACCCGTTCCTGAACTCGCTGAGCTTCTGGCTGTTCGCCGCCGGCGTCGTGCTGATGATGCTGTCGCTATTCGTGGGCGAATTCGCCGCGACCGGCTGGCTTGCGTATCCGCCGCTGTCCGGGCTGGACTACAGTCCAAGCGTGGGGGTGGATTACTACCTCTGGGCGCTGCAGATATCCGGGTTGGGGACAACGCTTAGCGGCATCAACTTCATCGTCACCATCCTGCGCATGCGCGCACCGGGCATGACCCTGATGAAGATGCCGATCTTCACGTGGACCTCGCTGGTCACCAACGTCCTGATCGTCGCCGCCTTCCCCGTGCTGGCCGCGACCCTGGCGCTGCTGACGATGGACCGCTACCTGGGCACGCACTTCTTCACGAACGATGGTGGCGGCAACGTCATGATGTACGTGAACCTGATCTGGATCTGGGGCCACCCCGAGGTCTACATCCTGGTGCTGCCGGCTTTCGGCGTGTATTCGGAAATCGTTGCCACGTTCGCCCGCAAGACCCTGTTCGGCTACAAGTCCATGGTTTACGCCACGGCCGCCATCGGCGTGCTGTCGTTCCTGGTCTGGCTGCACCACTTCTTCACCATGGGTGCGGGGGCCAACGTCAATGCCTTCTTTGGCATAGCGACAATGATCATCTCGATCCCGACCGGGGCCAAGATCTTCAACTGGCTGTTCACCATCTACCGCGGCCGCCTGCGCATCACGACGCCGGTGCTGTGGACGCTGGGCTTCATGATCGTGTTCGTCATCGGCGGCATGACCGGCGTGATGCTGGCCATCCCCGGCGTGTCGTTCATCCTGCACAACAGCCTGTTCCTGATCGCGCACTTCCACAACACCATCATCGGTGGCGTGGTGTTCGGCTGCATCGCCGGCATGGTCTACTGGTTCCCGAAGGCGTTCGGCTTCACGCTGAACGAGCGTCTGGGCCGTTACTCGTTCTACTGCTGGTTCGTCGGTTTCTTCATGGCCTTCATGCCCCTGTACATCCTGGGCTTCAAGGGCATGACGCGTCGCCTGAACCACTACGACAACCCCGAATGGCAGCCTTACCTGCTGGTCGCGCTGGCTGGCGCCGCGCTGATCATGCTGGGCATCTTCTTCCTGCTGCAGCAAGTGTTCGTCTCCGTGCGTCAGCGCAAGCAGAACCAGGACGTCACCGGCGATCCGTGGGATGGCCGCACGCTGGAATGGTCGATCTCGTCGCCCGCGCCTTTCTACAACTTTGCGCACGTTCCTCACGTCGATGAACTGGACCAGTTCTGGGAAGACAAGCAGAGCGGCAAGGCGTACAAGCGCCCGGCCAAGTACGAAGACATCCACATGCCGAAGAACACCGCCGCTGGTGTCTGGATTGGCGCCTTTGGCCTGGTCATGTGCTTTGCGCTGATCTGGCACATCTGGTGGCTGTCGATCGCCGGCCTCGTGGGCATGATCGGTTCGTTCATCGTTCGCGCCTATGACCGCGACGTCGACTACTGGGTCCCGGCCGCGGAAGTCGAACGCATCGAAAACGCTCACTTTGACAAAATGCAGAAGGCCGCCTGA
- the cyoC gene encoding cytochrome o ubiquinol oxidase subunit III produces MIQAVATHPHAGHDDHAHHDDGSKTVFGFWVYLMSDLLIFSVLFATFAVLSNATAGGPSGKELFDLNFVLVETLLLLVSSFTFGMANLNVHANNKSRAMGWLMVTFLFGAGFIAMEIYEFHHLISIGADPGRSAYLSAFFTLIGTHGLHVTFGLIWIIVMLDMIRRHGLDSINKRRLACLSLFWHFLDIVWICVFTFVYLLGAL; encoded by the coding sequence ATGATTCAAGCCGTAGCCACTCACCCCCACGCGGGTCACGACGATCACGCGCATCACGACGATGGATCCAAGACCGTTTTCGGTTTCTGGGTCTATCTGATGAGCGACTTGCTGATCTTTTCGGTGCTGTTCGCCACGTTCGCGGTGTTGTCCAACGCCACCGCGGGCGGTCCGTCCGGCAAGGAACTGTTCGACCTGAACTTCGTCCTGGTCGAAACGCTGTTGCTGCTGGTGTCCAGCTTCACCTTCGGCATGGCCAACCTGAACGTGCACGCCAACAACAAGAGCCGTGCCATGGGCTGGTTGATGGTCACGTTCCTGTTCGGCGCGGGCTTCATCGCGATGGAAATCTATGAATTCCATCACCTGATCAGCATCGGCGCCGACCCGGGCCGCAGCGCCTACCTGTCCGCGTTCTTCACGCTGATCGGTACGCACGGCCTGCACGTGACCTTTGGCCTGATCTGGATCATCGTCATGCTCGACATGATCCGCCGTCATGGCCTGGACTCGATCAACAAGCGTCGTCTGGCGTGCCTGAGCCTGTTCTGGCACTTCCTGGACATCGTCTGGATCTGCGTCTTCACCTTTGTCTATCTTCTGGGAGCCCTCTGA
- the cyoD gene encoding cytochrome o ubiquinol oxidase subunit IV yields the protein MSHSAAAAHGHDDHAADHGSLKSYIIGFVLSLLLTFGSFGLVMHGALSHNATIIGVVALCILQLLVQLVYFLHMGASKSSRDNLATFVFTVMIIFIIVGGSAWVLYNMNVNMGHAM from the coding sequence ATGTCGCACTCCGCTGCGGCCGCACACGGCCACGACGATCACGCCGCCGACCATGGCAGCCTGAAGTCCTACATCATCGGTTTCGTGCTCTCGCTGCTGCTCACCTTCGGCTCGTTCGGCCTGGTGATGCACGGCGCGCTGTCCCACAACGCCACGATCATTGGCGTGGTGGCACTGTGCATCCTCCAGCTGCTGGTTCAGCTGGTGTACTTCCTGCACATGGGCGCATCGAAGTCGTCCCGCGACAACCTGGCCACGTTCGTCTTCACCGTGATGATCATCTTCATCATCGTCGGTGGTTCGGCCTGGGTGCTGTACAACATGAACGTCAACATGGGCCACGCCATGTAA